In Bacillus toyonensis BCT-7112, a single window of DNA contains:
- a CDS encoding alpha-helical pore-forming toxin family protein, with product MKKKPYKILAVSAFLIMTTTYALTPIATFAIETEQTNTGDMSLSANEEKMKKTVQDAGLFAKAMNEYSYLLINNPDVSFEGISINGYADLPSKIVQDQKNARAHAVTWNTKVKKQLLDTLTGIIEYDTKFENYYETLVEAINNGNGDTLKKGITDLRVGIQRNQKSAKALIEELTKFKNAIGEDVRVFGSHKETLQSILKNQGADVETDQKRLDEVLGQVNYYKKLESDGLIMVKVPFIPTLISGGIMIGTARDNLGRLEPALAELRKTVDYKITLNRVVGVAFHNISDMHSTIDSAITALTYMSTQWDDLDSQYSGVMGHIDKVDEKADQNRYKFLKPNLNSAKDSWKTLRADVVTLLEGIKIAEKKEQDFMNLLRPSNVFYFYKKIHNAYTFEIKTGTNAPNASYKVMNLTKNTVHHMWSGGANTSMWADWLSFNPNDEFAVVAVVDGKEYVVYKDKVENIMN from the coding sequence ATGAAAAAAAAACCTTATAAAATACTGGCTGTATCAGCATTTTTAATTATGACAACTACCTATGCACTCACACCAATAGCAACCTTTGCAATTGAAACTGAACAAACGAACACTGGAGATATGTCTCTTTCAGCAAATGAAGAAAAGATGAAAAAAACTGTACAAGATGCTGGGTTATTTGCAAAGGCTATGAATGAATATTCTTATTTGCTAATTAATAATCCGGATGTGAGTTTTGAAGGGATTTCTATTAATGGGTATGCAGATTTACCTAGTAAAATTGTACAGGATCAAAAGAATGCAAGAGCACATGCTGTTACATGGAATACAAAAGTAAAAAAACAGCTTTTAGATACATTGACCGGCATTATTGAATACGATACAAAGTTTGAAAATTATTATGAAACATTAGTAGAGGCGATCAATAATGGAAATGGGGATACTTTAAAAAAGGGGATTACAGATTTAAGGGTGGGGATTCAACGAAACCAAAAGTCCGCAAAAGCGTTAATAGAAGAATTAACTAAATTTAAAAACGCTATTGGAGAAGATGTTAGAGTATTTGGAAGCCATAAAGAGACCTTGCAATCGATTTTAAAAAACCAAGGAGCTGATGTAGAGACTGATCAAAAGCGTTTAGATGAAGTTTTAGGACAAGTAAACTATTATAAGAAATTAGAATCTGATGGGTTAATAATGGTGAAAGTCCCTTTTATCCCCACGCTTATTTCTGGTGGCATAATGATAGGTACTGCTAGAGATAATTTAGGTCGATTAGAGCCTGCTTTAGCAGAATTACGTAAAACTGTAGATTATAAAATTACATTAAATCGTGTAGTCGGAGTTGCATTTCATAATATTAGTGATATGCATAGTACGATTGATAGTGCTATTACTGCTCTTACTTATATGTCCACACAATGGGATGATTTAGACTCTCAATATTCGGGCGTAATGGGGCATATTGATAAAGTTGATGAAAAAGCTGATCAAAATAGATATAAATTTTTAAAGCCTAACTTGAATTCAGCTAAAGACAGTTGGAAAACATTAAGAGCAGATGTTGTCACATTACTAGAAGGTATAAAAATTGCAGAGAAGAAAGAACAAGATTTTATGAATCTACTTCGTCCATCAAACGTTTTTTACTTTTATAAAAAAATCCATAACGCATATACTTTTGAAATAAAGACTGGAACAAATGCACCAAATGCGTCTTATAAAGTTATGAATTTAACTAAAAACACTGTTCATCATATGTGGAGTGGAGGTGCTAATACAAGCATGTGGGCTGACTGGCTTTCATTCAATCCAAATGATGAATTTGCGGTGGTAGCAGTAGTGGATGGAAAAGAATATGTTGTATATAAAGACAAAGTAGAAAATATAATGAACTGA
- the hblD gene encoding hemolytic enterotoxin HBL lytic component L1 produces MKKFPFKVLTLATLATVITATTGNTIHAFAQETTAQEQKVGNYVLGPEGLKKALAETGSHILVMDLYAKTMIKQPNVNLSNIDLGSEGGELLKNIHLNQELSRINANYWLDTAKPQIQKTARNIVNYDEQFQNYYDTLVDTVQKKDKAGLKEGINDLITTINTNSKEVTDVIKMLQDFKGKLYQNSTDFKNNVGGPDGKGGLTAILAGQQATIPQLQAEIEQLRSTQKKHFDDVLAWSIGGGLGAAILVIAAIGGAVVIVVTGGTATPAVVGGLSALGAAGIGLGTAAGVTASKHMDSYNEISNKIGELSMKADRANQAVLSLTNAKETLAYLYQTVDQAILSLTNIQKQWNTMGANYTDLLDNIDSMQDHKFSLIPDDLKAAKESWNDIHKDAEFISKDIAFKQE; encoded by the coding sequence ATGAAAAAATTCCCATTCAAAGTGCTAACTTTAGCCACTCTGGCAACGGTTATAACTGCTACTACTGGTAACACTATTCATGCATTTGCACAAGAAACGACCGCTCAAGAACAAAAAGTAGGCAATTATGTTTTAGGTCCTGAGGGACTGAAGAAAGCATTGGCTGAAACAGGGTCTCATATTCTTGTAATGGATTTGTACGCAAAAACAATGATTAAGCAACCGAATGTAAATTTATCTAATATCGATTTAGGATCAGAAGGAGGAGAGTTGCTCAAAAATATTCACCTTAATCAAGAACTGTCACGAATCAATGCGAATTATTGGTTAGATACAGCGAAGCCACAGATTCAAAAAACAGCTCGTAATATTGTAAATTACGATGAACAATTTCAAAATTATTACGACACATTAGTAGATACTGTACAAAAGAAAGATAAGGCAGGTCTAAAAGAGGGCATAAATGATTTAATTACAACAATTAATACAAATTCAAAAGAGGTAACAGATGTAATTAAGATGCTACAAGACTTCAAAGGGAAACTATATCAAAATTCTACAGATTTTAAAAATAATGTTGGTGGTCCAGATGGGAAAGGTGGATTAACTGCAATATTAGCAGGTCAACAAGCAACGATTCCACAACTTCAAGCTGAAATTGAGCAACTTCGTTCTACTCAGAAAAAACATTTTGATGATGTATTAGCATGGTCAATTGGTGGTGGATTGGGAGCAGCTATTTTAGTTATTGCAGCTATTGGAGGAGCAGTTGTAATTGTTGTAACTGGTGGTACAGCAACACCGGCTGTTGTTGGTGGACTTTCAGCTCTTGGAGCAGCTGGTATCGGTCTAGGAACTGCGGCTGGTGTCACGGCATCTAAGCATATGGACTCCTATAACGAAATTTCTAACAAAATCGGGGAATTAAGTATGAAAGCAGATCGTGCTAATCAAGCAGTTCTTTCGCTTACTAACGCGAAAGAAACATTGGCATATCTATACCAGACTGTAGATCAAGCGATATTGTCTCTAACAAATATTCAAAAGCAATGGAATACAATGGGCGCAAATTATACAGATTTACTGGATAATATCGATTCTATGCAAGACCACAAATTCTCTTTAATACCGGATGATTTAAAAGCTGCTAAAGAAAGTTGGAATGATATTCATAAAGATGCAGAATTCATTTCAAAAGACATCGCTTTTAAACAGGAATAG
- the hblB gene encoding hemolytic enterotoxin HBL binding subunit HblB codes for MMKNIPYKLIVASALLTMTATSVVSPVATFASEIEQTNNGDTALSANEARMKETLQKAGLFAKSMNAYSYMLIKNPDVNFEGITINGYVDLPGRIVQDQKNARAHAVTWDTKVKKQLLDTLTGIVEYDTTFDNYYETLVEAINTGDGETLKEGITDLRGEIQQNQKYAQQLIEELTKLRDSIGQDVRAFGGNKDLLQSILKNQGADVDADQKRLEEVLGSVNYYKQLESDGFNVMKGAILGLPIIGGIIVGVARDNLGKLEPLLAELRQTVDYKVTLNRVVGVAYSNINEMHKALDDAINALTYMSTQWHDLDSQYSGVLGHIENAAQKADQNKFKFLKPNLNAAKDSWKTLRTDAVTLKEGIKELKVETVTPQK; via the coding sequence ATGATGAAAAATATCCCGTACAAACTAATCGTCGCATCGGCTCTTTTAACTATGACAGCAACTTCTGTAGTCTCACCAGTAGCAACTTTTGCAAGTGAAATTGAACAAACGAACAATGGAGATACGGCTCTTTCTGCAAATGAAGCGAGAATGAAAGAGACCTTGCAAAAGGCTGGATTATTTGCAAAATCTATGAATGCCTATTCTTATATGCTAATTAAGAATCCTGATGTAAATTTTGAAGGAATTACTATTAATGGATATGTAGATTTACCTGGTAGAATCGTACAAGATCAAAAGAATGCAAGAGCACATGCTGTTACTTGGGACACGAAAGTAAAAAAACAGCTTTTAGATACATTGACTGGTATTGTTGAATATGATACAACGTTCGACAATTATTATGAAACATTGGTTGAGGCGATTAATACAGGGGATGGAGAAACTTTAAAAGAAGGAATTACAGATTTACGAGGTGAAATTCAACAAAACCAAAAGTACGCACAACAATTAATAGAAGAATTAACTAAATTAAGAGACTCTATTGGACAAGATGTTAGAGCATTTGGAGGCAATAAAGATCTTTTGCAGTCGATTCTAAAAAACCAAGGTGCAGATGTTGATGCAGATCAAAAGCGTCTAGAAGAAGTATTAGGATCAGTAAACTATTATAAACAATTAGAATCTGATGGGTTTAATGTAATGAAGGGTGCTATTTTGGGTCTACCAATAATTGGCGGTATTATAGTGGGAGTAGCAAGAGACAACTTAGGTAAGTTAGAGCCTTTATTAGCAGAATTACGTCAGACCGTGGATTATAAAGTAACATTAAATCGTGTAGTTGGAGTTGCTTATAGTAATATTAATGAAATGCACAAGGCACTTGATGATGCTATTAACGCTCTTACTTATATGTCAACGCAGTGGCATGATTTAGATTCTCAATATTCGGGCGTTCTAGGCCATATTGAGAATGCAGCTCAAAAAGCGGATCAAAATAAATTTAAATTCTTAAAACCTAATTTAAATGCAGCGAAAGATAGTTGGAAAACATTACGAACAGATGCTGTTACATTAAAAGAGGGGATAAAGGAATTAAAAGTGGAAACTGTTACTCCACAAAAATAG
- a CDS encoding helix-turn-helix domain-containing protein yields MNTSIDIQHLCDLAHKAFNAPVHILSTDKKILYHSTSDDVYSPFYSSKEEHLSDIYQENDPFNLPLFRCNSYLENFVLIHIENHDHIKGTIIIGPTIHPKGSDDMTIKLQKEFKSSDKIQERLAYYQCLSEIEKTTLIDMGILLHYMIFNEKLDVGIVLEKNKVLEEVPNKIVKPDLYILKRRQNKPKTHNMALVNDFFLTIKEGNKKKLIQYMYAVSQEDVELMLIEDPLRNQKNLGIIAITLATRYAIEGNLPPDIAFAHSILYIQTLEQLDNVESAKRLSGDALRTFADRVKEFNAQKYSYAVTTCMKHINKNVYDGITLNELANHLEITPTYLSKLFKKEMGITLSEYIQRERVEEAKKLLTLTTYSLSDICAWLNFNDQSYFTRVFKKITSMTPRQYREKYTII; encoded by the coding sequence ATGAATACTTCTATCGATATACAACACTTGTGTGATCTTGCACATAAAGCATTTAATGCCCCTGTACATATTTTATCTACAGACAAAAAAATTTTATATCATTCTACATCTGATGATGTTTATAGTCCTTTTTATTCTTCAAAAGAAGAACATCTTAGTGATATTTATCAAGAAAACGATCCCTTTAACTTACCACTTTTCAGATGTAACAGCTATCTTGAAAATTTTGTTCTAATACATATAGAAAATCATGATCACATTAAAGGGACTATTATTATCGGTCCCACTATACATCCAAAAGGTTCAGATGATATGACCATAAAACTTCAAAAAGAATTTAAATCAAGTGATAAAATTCAAGAAAGACTAGCCTATTATCAGTGTTTATCTGAGATTGAAAAAACTACATTAATTGATATGGGAATTTTATTACATTACATGATTTTCAATGAAAAGTTAGATGTGGGTATTGTTTTAGAAAAAAATAAAGTACTAGAGGAAGTTCCTAATAAAATTGTGAAACCTGATTTATATATTTTAAAACGCCGACAAAACAAACCTAAAACTCACAACATGGCATTAGTAAATGATTTCTTTTTGACTATCAAAGAAGGAAATAAAAAAAAGTTAATACAGTATATGTATGCAGTTTCACAAGAGGATGTTGAACTGATGTTAATAGAGGATCCGCTCAGGAACCAAAAAAACCTTGGAATTATTGCGATTACCTTAGCTACTCGATATGCGATAGAAGGGAACCTGCCACCAGATATTGCTTTTGCTCATAGTATTTTATATATACAAACTCTGGAACAATTAGATAACGTAGAATCTGCAAAGCGATTGTCAGGAGACGCTTTACGTACCTTTGCAGATCGTGTGAAAGAATTCAATGCACAAAAGTATTCATACGCGGTTACTACATGTATGAAACATATTAATAAAAATGTTTACGATGGAATAACTCTCAATGAACTTGCTAATCATTTGGAAATTACCCCTACTTATCTGTCTAAACTATTTAAAAAAGAAATGGGAATTACTTTAAGCGAATATATTCAAAGGGAACGAGTGGAAGAAGCAAAAAAATTATTAACTCTAACTACTTATTCGCTATCAGATATCTGTGCTTGGCTTAACTTTAATGACCAAAGTTATTTTACGAGGGTTTTCAAAAAAATTACTAGCATGACCCCTAGACAGTACCGTGAAAAATATACAATAATATAG
- the hblC gene encoding hemolytic enterotoxin HBL lytic component L2, which yields MKNKIMTGFLITSIVTGATIPINTLATPIVQAETQQENMDISSSLRKLGAQSKLIQTYIDQSLMSPNVQLEEVPALNTNQFLIKQDMKEWSSELYPQLILLNSKSKGFVTKFNSYYPTLKSYVDNKEDREGFVDRLEVLQEMAMTNQENAQRQINELTDLKLQLDKKLKDFDTNVATAQGVLGTDGTGKIDQLKNEILNTKKAIQNDLQQIALIPGALNEQGFAIFKEIYSLSKEIIEPAAQAGMAAYNKGKEINNSILEAEKKAAQEATEQGKTALEIESAKKAAREAIEKSKQGEIAAAAAAKTQEYDLMKAIDTEKIKKTFGVFAEVNKLTAEQRSYLDDLEKQNQKIYDLTTKLSIADLQKSMLLLSQNDLHTFANQVDVELDLLKRYKEDLDLIKNNITKLSTNVDATNEQSQKDTLRQLKNVISYLEEQVYKF from the coding sequence ATGAAGAATAAAATAATGACAGGATTTTTAATAACATCCATTGTAACTGGAGCGACTATTCCTATCAATACTCTCGCAACACCAATCGTTCAAGCAGAAACTCAACAGGAAAACATGGATATTTCTTCATCATTACGAAAATTAGGTGCGCAATCTAAATTAATCCAAACGTATATTGATCAATCTTTAATGAGTCCTAATGTACAGCTAGAGGAAGTCCCAGCTTTAAATACAAATCAATTCCTAATCAAACAAGATATGAAGGAATGGTCATCGGAACTCTATCCACAGTTAATTCTATTAAATTCAAAAAGCAAAGGATTTGTAACAAAATTTAATAGCTATTATCCGACATTAAAATCGTATGTAGACAATAAAGAAGATAGAGAAGGTTTTGTGGATAGACTTGAAGTACTTCAAGAAATGGCTATGACGAATCAAGAAAATGCGCAACGACAAATTAATGAGTTAACTGATCTTAAATTACAGCTTGATAAAAAATTAAAAGATTTCGATACTAATGTGGCAACTGCGCAAGGCGTATTAGGTACAGATGGAACAGGAAAAATAGATCAGTTAAAAAATGAAATATTAAATACCAAAAAAGCAATTCAAAATGATTTACAACAAATTGCATTAATACCAGGAGCTTTAAATGAGCAGGGATTTGCTATATTCAAAGAAATTTATAGTCTTTCAAAAGAAATTATTGAACCGGCTGCTCAAGCAGGGATGGCAGCGTATAACAAAGGAAAAGAAATTAACAACTCTATTCTAGAAGCTGAGAAAAAAGCAGCGCAAGAAGCGACAGAGCAAGGTAAAACAGCTCTAGAAATTGAATCGGCAAAAAAAGCAGCTCGTGAAGCAATTGAGAAAAGCAAACAAGGTGAAATAGCTGCAGCTGCAGCTGCAAAAACGCAAGAATATGACCTGATGAAAGCCATTGATACTGAAAAGATTAAGAAAACATTTGGTGTCTTCGCAGAAGTAAATAAACTAACAGCAGAGCAGCGATCATATTTAGATGACTTAGAGAAACAAAACCAAAAAATATATGATTTAACAACGAAACTATCAATAGCAGATTTGCAAAAATCAATGCTTCTTCTTTCACAAAATGATTTGCATACGTTTGCAAATCAAGTAGATGTAGAACTTGACCTACTAAAGCGCTATAAAGAAGATTTGGATCTAATAAAAAATAATATTACAAAATTATCTACTAATGTTGATGCAACTAACGAGCAGTCTCAAAAAGATACATTAAGACAATTAAAAAATGTAATAAGTTACCTTGAAGAACAGGTATATAAATTTTGA
- a CDS encoding acyltransferase family protein has translation MTKPFKKNSRYMVGLDSLRGLAILGVILYHINFNWMPGGFLGVTVFFVLSGYLITDILAIEWKRNKRIDLKKFWLSRARRLLPGMLVMLVITLAWITVFHSSLLEKMRGDSLAALFYVSNWWYIYHKLSYFDNFNQLSPLNHFWSLAVEEQFYVVWPFIISLGLYYIKKQSRMILLICLGAVASALAMAILYEPGADPSRIYYGTDTRAFSLLIGAVLALVWPSNRLANKIIPKARFILDVVGGIALIIILVMFWKTNQYDPFLYKGGMVLLSIATALLVANLAHPASRIAQFLRFRPLRWIGIRSYGIYLWHYPILTLTTPKVNAGDFSLIRAILQFLLIILIAQISWKFIEKPIRQGALRNIQFKNLRIQNVTLGVKLALICTLFVSSIAVVGLSKASKAKENSQQDKVKAAQTQPAPHPVAVWENPNQETPQKQGESREVNSAQPKNSLTVTAIGDSVMIDITPYLKNTFPDIRIDAQIGRQLSKAIPVVEQLKYEGNLGNYVIIGLGTNGAFTTEQLVSLIKVIGNERKIIFINTRVPRPWESIVNERLKVTVSEYPNVTLVDWYAASAGKKDYFAPDGVHLTKVGAEAYAALVAKAVKQ, from the coding sequence ATGACTAAACCTTTTAAAAAAAATAGTCGTTATATGGTTGGATTGGACAGTCTAAGGGGCCTAGCTATACTAGGTGTTATTTTGTATCATATTAATTTTAATTGGATGCCTGGAGGATTTTTAGGAGTTACTGTATTTTTTGTACTTTCAGGTTATTTAATTACAGATATTCTAGCCATAGAGTGGAAGAGAAATAAGAGAATTGATTTAAAAAAATTCTGGCTTAGTAGGGCAAGGAGATTGCTTCCAGGAATGCTTGTTATGCTCGTTATAACGTTGGCATGGATTACAGTTTTTCATAGCTCTTTACTTGAAAAAATGCGCGGAGATTCATTAGCGGCATTATTTTATGTTAGTAACTGGTGGTATATTTATCATAAATTATCGTACTTTGATAATTTTAACCAGCTTTCTCCATTGAATCATTTTTGGTCGTTAGCAGTTGAGGAACAATTCTACGTTGTTTGGCCGTTTATCATTAGTTTAGGGCTTTACTACATAAAAAAACAATCCCGTATGATTTTATTAATTTGTCTGGGAGCCGTTGCTTCAGCTTTAGCGATGGCAATTTTGTATGAACCTGGAGCTGATCCGAGCAGAATATATTATGGTACAGATACGAGGGCCTTTTCCTTACTTATCGGAGCGGTACTTGCCTTAGTTTGGCCAAGCAATAGACTTGCAAATAAAATTATCCCAAAGGCGCGTTTCATTCTTGATGTAGTGGGGGGCATTGCCCTTATTATTATTTTGGTTATGTTTTGGAAGACCAATCAATATGATCCATTTCTATACAAGGGAGGAATGGTTCTCTTATCAATTGCAACAGCATTGTTAGTCGCAAATCTAGCTCATCCAGCTAGTCGTATTGCTCAATTTTTACGATTTAGACCTTTACGTTGGATAGGGATAAGATCGTATGGCATATACCTCTGGCATTATCCAATTCTTACATTGACGACTCCAAAGGTAAATGCTGGGGATTTTTCATTAATAAGAGCAATCCTTCAATTTCTTTTGATTATATTGATTGCGCAAATTTCATGGAAGTTTATTGAAAAACCAATCCGACAAGGTGCGCTCCGGAACATTCAGTTTAAGAATTTAAGAATTCAAAATGTCACTTTAGGTGTTAAGTTAGCTTTAATTTGTACATTATTCGTTTCGTCGATAGCGGTCGTAGGGTTATCAAAAGCTAGTAAGGCTAAGGAGAACTCTCAACAAGATAAGGTAAAAGCAGCACAAACACAACCGGCGCCACATCCAGTTGCAGTTTGGGAAAATCCAAATCAAGAGACGCCTCAAAAACAAGGGGAATCAAGAGAAGTAAATTCTGCGCAACCTAAAAATTCACTCACAGTTACTGCGATAGGCGATTCCGTTATGATTGATATTACTCCGTATTTAAAAAATACTTTTCCTGATATTAGGATTGATGCCCAAATTGGTCGCCAGCTGTCAAAAGCGATTCCGGTAGTTGAACAGTTAAAATATGAAGGTAATTTAGGAAATTATGTCATTATTGGATTAGGTACAAATGGAGCCTTTACTACTGAACAACTTGTTTCATTAATAAAAGTAATTGGAAACGAACGTAAAATCATATTTATTAATACGAGAGTACCACGTCCGTGGGAATCAATCGTGAATGAGAGACTGAAAGTAACGGTATCTGAATATCCGAATGTAACTCTAGTTGATTGGTATGCAGCAAGTGCTGGAAAGAAAGACTACTTTGCACCTGACGGTGTGCATTTAACCAAAGTAGGTGCAGAAGCATACGCAGCACTTGTAGCCAAAGCGGTGAAGCAATAA